The region GATAGATAATATGGGTGAAAATTCAGTGCATCAGGTCCTTGtagttagttatttatttatttttaaagtgtacTGAGTTTGATTctaggttttttgcttctccagGAGAACTGTGGTACTGCAGGGTCCAGTGATTGGAACCCGCAATTGAGTCATTGAACAGGGATCCTCATGAATaggtaatttttttttggaaggatcggcatttttacatttcttatTCTTCTAAGCAGAGAAATCAGGAAGTTTATCCCGTAAATCATTCTCTGTTGTTTTCAGTTGTGGCTTGAAATTGAGAAAACGCAGCTGACGTCTTGGAGGATATATTTATGCCTAGGTAATTAATATTGCCCATAGAGAAGGCATGGGATAGTTTGGGATGTAACATTACAAGTTCCCTCATTATTAGGGATCATGAAAGATTCATTCCGATTAATTGAGTAACTAGTTATTTTGGAAAATCATTTTCTAGTCATCATAcacaaaggaaaagaaaaacagtttggaaaagaaaataagatcTCACTGATAAATATGCTCAAGACCAAAAAGAAGAATTGCAACTggaattaaattattttcagttgcaacttaacttaaaataaataaattaattaatacataTACACTTCAAACACAATAACAAGTTAGGGTAATACCTGGTAaatcaattaaaacaaaataaaaattcagtACCCGTTATAAAGAACTCAGCAGAGGAGTCCTTGCTCACACTGCAACAGATAGCAACAAAACCTACCCCTGCCTTCATTAAGCACCATCTGGTTGCAGGCAGCGTGGATTTCCAGCAGGTGAAGTAAAATGAGACTGGGGCGTGGTCAATGATTACAGTtgggtgtttattttattgttggaGATGCTACAGGTTTACTAGATAAGAAAAACTCTTCTTGAGCATGTTTTGTAAACAGGTGAGTAATATTTATATTCTCGTCTGTGTAAGTTACTTAATCTTCAGCCATCAAATAGACTTAGAAGAGTTATAAATCAAGggaaatatttcattaaattgAGGCCATCTCAATGTTTGATGCTCTGATAGACGTACGTTTTTTGTAAGCACCACACATCAGCTTGTGATTTAAGTAAGTGAACCAGTTTCTTGCATATTCTTGGTTAGAAAATTAAAAAGTTTACTTGTGTttagattttaataaaaatatgtcTGTGAGTGATTGTTAGAATCACAGACTTAAATATATGTGTTTGAGTATTTTAAAGTGTTGATGTGATCACAACAATGGTGGTGTTCAAGACATTTTTGTGCATTATATTTGAAGCCCATTTTACACCAGGATGTGCCACACAGTGCTGCGTGCAGTACGCTCCTACGTCAATCAGTATAGCCATTCACACAGCCATGAAAGTCACGTGTCACAAGGTGGTAATGTGTGCATGCAGTGAAAAGGTatgctttgggtcatttctgacATGTGCCACGCACTGCATGCCAGCAGTTTCTGTGCAGAAACAGTAAAGAAATGCAGTGTCTATGCTATAATATACAATCAAGGctaataaacaaatcaacaagtCTAGTTTTAACTCTGACAGATTAATTGCAATCCGTTGAGTAGGTTAATCTTGTGAACACAGACATCTCTTGTGCTTTATATAGTGCTATATCACCTGGTGAAAAAGTCAGCAATCAAGGCAGCTAGTGAAAATTTTATTAGTGATCTGTTTGTCATCTACATAAAGTTAATATGAGTAATAAACAGACAGTTCAGACATTTATATTATgtgaaaacacaacacaaacatcaaCCATTCATGCGTCGCGGCTGAGAAATGAATTTTCATCTTAAAACATCTACAGTTCCTTCACGTTATTTATACTGTGATTatttaaccctaaccttacTGTTGTTGAGACTCAACTGATTATcgccagaaagtttgttaatcatttaaataactGTAGATTATTTATAGgagaccatccaaataaagttagtccaaaaagatttttttgttctttatttccTTAAGAAACGTCTTAGGAAAAAATCTTTCATGGTCCCTGTCACTTCCGTTCATCTGCTTTTAACTAGTTTTTGTTTAACTAACTTTTTGCTCAAAATATTCCATTTTTTCTATTATGGGTCTTGTAGAAGTTTTGATTTTGGTACCAAGTCTGTGAACAGGAAAGTGTGTTTACAGTTTCAGAAGGAAGTGTGAGAATACATTGCGTGaagtttttcattattttgtgaGGGTCGTCAGCCTTCTCTTCTTCAGTCACGGTGAATGTGAGATTGTTATGTGTGCCGCAGCACTGAATTTCAAGACCAGTTTCCTTAATTGACTTATTCTCCTTGTGAGTTGTGTCCACTCTTTCTGATAATATTTGTACAGTGGAGTGTGGTATAATTCAAGTTAGgactttgactgggccacatCAAAACCTTTTGAGCCTCTCAGAAgtagacttgcttgtgtgctttggtTTATTGACCTCCTGCATAATCCAACTGCGCTTGAGCTTCAGAGAGCACAACTTGTGTTTCAATCAATTATGACAAGCTGTCCaagtcctgcagaagcaaagtaGCCCCAGACTATCATGCTACCATCACCATTTTTAACTGTTGGAATGATGTTCTCATGCTGGGTATGGTGTTAGCTTTATGACAGATGTAATGAGACCCCAAAATTTCCCCCTTTGACTAATCAGTCCTcagaatattatcccaaaacTCTTGGGGtgtcatctagatgttttttggcaaacaTGACACAaacctttgtgttctttttgtttaGAAGTGATTTCCGCCTTGCAGCAACTACATCAACCAAgaataggaaaacatttcactgtcaaaactacagcagtgtctcatCAGTTCCTaaatgattacagagtgttgttaaaagaagaagtgatgaATAGTGACATAGTGTACAGTACACTTGTTTGTGAGATACATACAGTATTGTGCTCACAAAATACGTTCCAGTAAAAAATAAGTGGGTCCAGGTCCAGCCGAACTGGTTGACCATCTCTGCCAGTGCTCTGTTCTGCTAATAATCACTCGGAATAGTGCACAAAATTAGGGATATTTCCTTTTGTCACTGAGACACTCACTGGTCGAATAAGGCCTGATCTAAAAGCGGGAAAAGGGATTACGCTCAGTCATAATGTTTTGCCACATTTTAGCTACATTTACCATGAAGTTATGCAGTGGTTTTCATAGgttttaatgcttttattatttcaatGGATATACTACtgtcaaaaaatgcacaaaagctTACTACTGGAAAGCTTAAAGGACCAACACTCTTTGCAATAGCTgttgatgctgatgatgatgtcTCGCCAATTATGGCTTGCACCTGGGCTGACTTTGTGCATTGCTCATTCAAGGTTGAGTTTTCATTTCCATTAACGAGTGCCAGAGCCATTCTGACCGCCTTAGCTGCAGAAGTACATGTATCATAGATCTAGAGTGAGACTCCAGGGAGTAAAGAGGAACTATTGTAACTCTTCTACTGCAAAAATCAAggactgtgaaaaatgtaaggCTCTGACATCAAGGCTGGattgggaaaaaagaaaagaaaaaagacccAAATTTGCACAGACATTTTAAGGATGACAAATAGAGGCTACTGTGAAATATAACTGTAAAATAATACATGTTCATTCAATGTCAGAACATTTTAGTTTGTCTTGCTTCTGACCTCGTGCAATTCAGTGGTGATGGTTTGACCATATATGACGCTTCTGTGATTTCCCAAGTCCTATGAAAGGGGAAAATCCCTCCAATTATGATATCACCATCCTTAGAAAGTAGTGGATAAACAGGCTCTCCTTGAAGACTACATACAGTCCCATTTGTGCTGGAAAAATTGATGATGGCCATCACCACATGCAAGAGAGTAAAGATAGAATCCATCAACCTATTTTACTATTGAGTAAAGATATTGAGAATATACAAGGTCTGGTGTTTCAATTGGTTTAACATGAAgcatttgtatatttatacagATGGAAATGCAGATCCTCTATGGTAATGTTACCCTGCTGGGACACAGTTAAGTTTGACTTTCCAGTGTAAGCAGCAATAATTTAAGAGAAGTAGGCCTCATTAtctcttttatctctttttaaaTAGCTTTTAACATGTTCTTTGTGCAGTTttcttaaaatgtttacatttttcatgttcaCCATCTCTCTGtagttgtatttattattatgtcatACTAATTTTTACATCAGGGATTTTAGTTAAATGTCCAAATTTCCAACCAGTGCTATTTAAAAGGATAACATAAGACTAGgtaaataattaaatagttttCCTAAACTGCTGTTAGAGTTTCAATCACAGTCCCAGGGCTGTATCATTTGAGACAAGGGCTGCCTATGTTactataaatatacatttggatgtaacatttacagttttagtgttcttgtgttgtgtttattcattaatttgcaGTACCCAACCCCAAATTCTCATGACTGTTCTGAGAAAGACCATAAATGCAGGTTTTATTCAGACTCGACATCCATATTAATTGGTGATTCAGTGCTGTCACTTTCTGTGGATTCCATTTTCTCATCTGTtgatttttcttgcttttctggCCTGCTCACTGCTGGGGCCTGTAAGCAGTGAACATAGCTAATCATACATGTTCACTCGGCTTCCTCCTCTGCTGATTCACATCTCGTAGGATGCCTATTTGTGCTTCAttggataaataaatagatcatTACAATGAAATTGACCAGCCTATTTTATAAATGAAGTTATACAAAAGTACAgcattttcttttgaaatgcAGTGAGTACAAGTAAAAAGTATTAAGTGacaaaaaaactcaaatacagatagtaaaaaaaataaaagaatacctaaaaaaaaatgtacttctCTATTTACCACCTCTGCCATTAATACCTGAAATAGCCATTAAAATGTCAGAGGTGTCAGATCAGATTTTGTGGCACTTTTTAGAAGCTGTCACACATCTTTACATATCGACATTATTTGCACTGGCTCAAAAAGTAGTTCAGTGTTTAactctcaaatgcaaaatcaacattagaCTCTTAAAGATATGataacaatagtagataattgaCTTGCATCCTTGGAAGATgcatttttcaccaaaaataTTACTGTGTTCTCTTTAAATGCTCCttcaacaaaatgttcttctgcctGTTGCTGCAGTTCCACAGTTCCAGAGTTCTCTAAAACCCCACATTTTACATAGTgcaacttttaaaatgttcagttCAAACACCAGTATGATTGTGTAACACTCTGGACGAAAGATACAGAATAACAAGCCAAAGCTTGAGGCCAAAACGGTAAATATCtccacagctacagtgaactttcTAGGAGAGCTGACACAAGCCTGGATGAAAGTGATCCAAACTGCACAGAATTTGAGCATCTTAAATGTGTTGAATTTGGCTTCATTAAAGTTATCAGGCAGCTTCTTGATGTAGGCAATGAACAACAGCATATACTGTTTTATATAGATCACTGAAATGGGGCATcagaatcatgtttttatttcataaataaaGTGGTTCACGTTTGCACAGGCAGTGAAGATAGAGTGACCcgagaaacaaagaaataatgaaAGTACATTTATCAACCATAATTAACTAGTGCTTCATTTTTTTGATAAAAACTTGCACTGTTATCcttataatttaattaaaatagtgTATTAAATTATAAACCAGTGCAACATCAGAGCGTTGGATCCCACTCAGTGCAATAAgcaaaatgtacaaatgtagACAAGAAATTCATGGTATAAAAGCACATGCAGGGATTTGTAAGGAGCTTTCAAATGATAGCATATCAAGATTACTGTTGTATTGTTTATATGCTTTATATGAAGCCATATTAATAGTGAACATGCTACTCACTTAACTGTGCCTTTACCCATAATTTGCTTTTTAGTGTTATTTTCTGGTTTCACTATAATTATATAACACTTTGggagaaaaatacagaataacaAACCAAAACTTGAAGCCAAAATGGCAAATATCtccacagctacagtgaactttccaggagagctgacataagctgggATGAAGCTGATCCACactgcacagaatatgagcatgctgaatgtgatgaacttggcttcattaaagTTATCAGGCAGCTTCCGAGCCAAAAAAGCTAAAACGAAACACAGTAGAGCCAATAGCCCTATAtaacccagcacagcccagaaacctatAGCTGAACCTAACTGACATTCTAGAATGATCTTTTCCTTGTAGTGCTTTATATTTTTGAAGGGGAAAGGAGGAGATGTTGTCAACCAAAGCACACAAATTAGGACCTGTATGAGAGTGAAAGCAAGAACACTGAGTCTTTGCTGTAGAGGCCCgaaccatttcatgacattactgcctggaagtgtagctctgaaggccattaacaccactattgttttccccagaacacaggagatgcagaggacgaaGGTGATCCCAAACGCTGTGTGACGCAGCACACAGGACCACTCAGAGGGCCGAccaatgaaagtaagtgaacagaggaaacacagagccagagagaagagcagcaggaagctcagctctgagttgtTTGCTTTGACTATTGGGGTATTTTTATATCTAAGGAATataattgctattattattgtcaGAAGTGTACCAGTGATTGAAACAGCTGTCAGCAAAATTCCCATCGTTTCCTCAAATGATAAGAATTCTATTTCCTTCTTTACACATTCATTCCTGTGTTGGTTTGGCCAGTAGTCTTGGTAGCATTGTTCACATTCAATTGAGTctgtcagagaaagaaaagtaacATGAATAACAAAACATTATATGTATTAGGTAGACATTATCTTCTTTCAAAACATGGAGACAAGCAGTTTAGACTTAATTATCCCAAAAAAACTTGCATATTTTTCTGTAATACCAACAATACTTTGTTTCAGCTTTTGTGAATGTTTGTACCTGTCATATtgctgatctctccttctgcacatggtatacagtcaaagcagcagataggctttcctttctgcacagccttcctGGTGCCTGGAGGgcagctctcactgcacacagacaccgGCACCTGTGATCAAAGTAAATGTTCAGTGACCTAAaaagacatttatttcatgcaatatATGAAAATTTATATGAAGTATGCATGTTTTGCTGAGAAAGAACAACAGTTTTATCCCTGTACCTGATTTGTATTTTGAGCCCACACAATAGAGGCCATTTTTACTGCTAATCGACTGTGAGCAGGGAAAGAAGAGTCATAAAGTCCAACAGTGACAAACTCATGTTGATCTTCAATAGTTTgccaatttattatttcatatttcgCCACAGGGTCAccatttttatcaaaataaactTCTTCACCTTCTTTGGTTTTGAAGTGCACCCTTTTCAGATGTTCTAGAAACTGacagaatagaaaaaaaaagtttaaattatATGTCAAGGAGCTTAACACTGACTCCTTAAAGTGCAGCATTTtagctgatttttttatttattagtacTACACACATGTGCCAAAGCTGTGAAACATTTAGTCAAAGATCTGTTCTTCAACAAACTCTTTACTTACCGTGAGAGGATCAGGCTGTTTCTTTGTAGGACATGTTTGTGTGCAGTCAAGAAGGTCATGTAGAGTGTGGGCAACAGCATAAACTGCTTTATATACATTGCTGAAAATGGGCATCAGGGTCATGTCTGTgaattcattgtccatttcagaCAGTCCCTCCTGTCctgtgcacagtactgtatgttctgAGTCATTCTGCACTTTATACTTGCACTTAAACAAAGTCTCCCATAATTCAGTAAAAATGGCACTGCCTGCAGATTTCAGTGGATGTATATCCAGAATGAATTCCTTCAGACCCGTCACTGTTGTTTTCGGTATAGTTACCCCTATGGCTCCTTGCAGTATTTTGTGCTTATCCAGTCTGGCTATATTTGAATCAGAGATCCAAGCCTCACTTCCGACCCACTGGTATCCAGTAATGTTGTGCTCATAAAATACATTCAGCAAAATCTCCAAGTCCCAATGAGTTGCAAATACCACAATCACTCGAGAAGTAGAGCTTTTGATCTgctggattattctcagcacttttTCTTGTGAATAGGTTCTAAAAAATGGAAGGGAATATTCTAAACAAACGCCCAACTGTTCTGCAGCCTTAGTGAAAGCAGCCATTCCACTGTTACCATAATCATCATCTCTTCTGATTGCGCCCACCCAGGTCCAGCCAAACTGCTTGACCATCTCTGCCAGTGCTCTGCTCTGGTAATAATCACTGGGAATAGTGCGGAGAAATGATGAATATATTCTTTTGTCACTGAGACACTCGCAGGTGGAATATGGACTGATCTAAAAACAGATTCACACACGTATGTTGGGGATTatgtttagtctttttttttcttgccagaTATTAACTGCgtttaacattaaaacaaacaaatttttggtatttataattttgaagaaaaaaaaagtaatagtaataataatgacaaaaatgatcaaataaataCTTACTAAGGGAATGCTGAAAGTTCCGACAGTCTTTGCGATAGCCATTGAAACTGATGACTGTGTCTCGCCAATTATGGCTAGCACCTGTGCTGGCTTTGTGCATTGCTCATTCAAAGTTAAGTTCTCATTTCCATTAAGAAGTACCATAGCCATTTTAACCCCCATAGCTGCAGAAGTACAAGTGTCATAGATCTTGTAGCCCAGTGAAACACCAGGGAGTAAAGAGGAGCTGTTGTTAATCTCTTCTATTGCAAAGATCAAGGACTGTGATAGCTGGAAGTCTCTGAAATCAAGACTTTTGATTTGAGACAaccag is a window of Pygocentrus nattereri isolate fPygNat1 chromosome 7, fPygNat1.pri, whole genome shotgun sequence DNA encoding:
- the LOC108434046 gene encoding extracellular calcium-sensing receptor-like — encoded protein: MESVFTLLHVVMAMVNFSSTNGNFCRLQGDPVYPQLSKDGDIIVGGIFPFHRTWEITDVSYVVKPSPLNCMSLDFRDFQLSQSLIFAIEEINNSSSLLPGVSLGYKIYDTCTSAAMGVKMAMVLLNGNENLTLNEQCTKPAQVLAIIGETQSSVSMAIAKTVGTFSIPLISPYSTCECLSDKRIYSSFLRTIPSDYYQSRALAEMVKQFGWTWVGAIRRDDDYGNSGMAAFTKAAEQLGVCLEYSLPFFRTYSQEKVLRIIQQIKSSTSRVIVVFATHWDLEILLNVFYEHNITGYQWVGSEAWISDSNIARLDKHKILQGAIGVTIPKTTVTGLKEFILDIHPLKSAGSAIFTELWETLFKCKYKVQNDSEHTVLCTGQEGLSEMDNEFTDMTLMPIFSNVYKAVYAVAHTLHDLLDCTQTCPTKKQPDPLTFLEHLKRVHFKTKEGEEVYFDKNGDPVAKYEIINWQTIEDQHEFVTVGLYDSSFPAHSRLAVKMASIVWAQNTNQVPVSVCSESCPPGTRKAVQKGKPICCFDCIPCAEGEISNMTDSIECEQCYQDYWPNQHRNECVKKEIEFLSFEETMGILLTAVSITGTLLTIIIAIIFLRYKNTPIVKANNSELSFLLLFSLALCFLCSLTFIGRPSEWSCVLRHTAFGITFVLCISCVLGKTIVVLMAFRATLPGSNVMKWFGPLQQRLSVLAFTLIQVLICVLWLTTSPPFPFKNIKHYKEKIILECQLGSAIGFWAVLGYIGLLALLCFVLAFLARKLPDNFNEAKFITFSMLIFCAVWISFIPAYVSSPGKFTVAVEIFAILASSFGLLFCIFLPKCYIIIVKPENNTKKQIMGKGTVK